Proteins from a genomic interval of Anolis sagrei isolate rAnoSag1 chromosome 1, rAnoSag1.mat, whole genome shotgun sequence:
- the EFCAB11 gene encoding EF-hand calcium-binding domain-containing protein 11 isoform X2 has translation MSAAFEMPEAGDKNRSQRKRWEKVFEACDEDKKGYLSREDYKVAVVMLFGYKPSKTEVNSAMASVKQNQSGISLEEFLKLMSRKKSDHFYHNEVRQLFTAFDRQCKGFLSLEDLRKAFNIVAPKLPERTIVEVFRNDLRNCMSVLI, from the exons ATGAGCGCCGCGTTTGAAATGCCAGAAGCAGGCGACAAGAATCGGTCCCAAAGGAAGCGATGGGAGAAG GTGTTTGAGGCATGTGATGAAGATAAGAAAGGATATTTAAGCAGAGAGGACTACAAGGTTGCTGTCGTGATGCTTTTTGGCTACAAGCCTTCCAAG ACGGAAGTGAATTCAGCCATGGCCTCCGTGAAGCAAAATCAGTCAG GTATCTCACTTGAAGAATTTCTCAAACTTATGAGTAGAAAGAAGTCTGACCATTTTTACCATAATGAAGTAAGGCAGCTATTTACTGCTTTTGACAGACAAT GTAAAGGATTCTTGTCTTTGGAAGACTTGAGAAAAGCCTTTAATATTGTTGCACCAAAGTTGCCAGAGAGGACCATTGTTGAAGTATTCAG